A region from the Eublepharis macularius isolate TG4126 chromosome 13, MPM_Emac_v1.0, whole genome shotgun sequence genome encodes:
- the LOC129341191 gene encoding uncharacterized protein LOC129341191, which translates to MISRRHGNVWEVEEVSLLLRVVRRSGHASRLMASTQSSNRGIYRFLSRVLRSRGFHRTANQCRSKFQKLKSDFISSMEALQCIPRSSRRIRVHNAMMLIWKAAGRPRCQERPHDEIICERAVKIEETSSEDDENSETVAVESSSAAESDAQAYAPLGVTTEDPAKINTAAVPQASERERTDDSGSHCLETEETVIVISSGSSHEEATDDMTAPETIMPGDVSPQPSTSASLATHSGAAVRKYAMSAEHKLHIIEETTSSDAEDEDRNAVEEGRTEDAEGTPVLSFSTGDTSAGGLRDMMPNKDQSADIGEIYRSMQGIQSLCLSRMGRYHERICRLERNNRSLHKELSSLKKKVSALERGHRSSGSEQSGDDKKN; encoded by the exons ATGATTTCCCGGCGTCATGGAAATGTCTGGGAAGTGGAGGAGGTATCTCTTCTTCTGAGGGTTGTTCGGAGGAGTGGGCATGCATCTCGGTTAATGGCCAGCACGCAATCAAGCAACCGCGGCATCTATCGATTTCTTTCAAGAGTGCTACGCAGTCGCGGATTTCATCGAACGGCCAACCAGTGTCGAAGCAAATTCCAAAAACTGAAGTCCGATTTCATTTCATCAATGGAGGCACTGCAATGCATTCCTAGAAGCAGTCGTAGAATTAGGGTGCACAACGCGATGATGCTAATCTGGAAGGCGGCAGGGAGGCCTCGATGTCAAGAAAGACCTCATGATG AGATTATCTGTGAAAGAGCAGTCAAGATTGAAGAAACTTCATCTGAGGATGATGAGAATTCAGAAACTGTTGCAGTGGAATCATCAAGTGCAGCAGAATCTGATGCGCAAGCCTATGCACCTCTTGGAGTGACAACTGAAGACCCAGCAAAGATCAATACAGCAGCAGTTCCTCAAG cttcagagagagaaagaacagatgaCAGTGGATCTCATTGCCTAGAAACTGAAGAAACCGTAATCGTTATATCTTCCGGCAGTAGTCACGAAGAAGCAACTGATGACATGACTGCTCCTGAAACCATAATGCCCGGAGATGTATCTCCACAACCGAGTACCTCAG cttcTTTAGCAACACACAGTGGTGCCGCAGTGAGAAAGTATGCCATGAGCGCTGAGCACAAACTTCACATAATTGAGGAAACAACTTCTTCTGATGCTGAGGATGAGGACAGAAACGCCGTTGAGGAAGGCAGAACCGAGGATGCAGAGGGAACTCCAGTTCTCTCATTTTCCACAG GTGATACTTCAGCGGGAGGTTTGCGTGACATGAtgccaaataaagaccaatccgcTGATATTGGCGAGATCTATCGTAGTATGCAGGGAATACAATCTCTATGTCTATCAAGAA TGGGAAGATACCATGAAAGAATATGCCGATTGGAGAGAAACAATAGAAGCCTTCACAAAGAACTGAGTTCTCTAAAGAAAAAGGTTTCTGCACTTGAGCGAGGTCATCGTAGCTCAGGATCAGAGCAATCAGGAGATGACAAGAAGAATTAG